GCTGCTCCAATTTTGGAGAGCCCTTGGTGTTAATTCATATAGCGATATTCTCTCAGACTATTCAAAATAGAGATTTCCTGTAATAATTGCTCTCCAACATTCGTTTCTCTAACCTTTTTTCTCTTTAACTCTTCATCTACCACTCTTTTAATTGATAAAACGTCTGTCCCGTTAAGTAAAACATCTTCTTTTGAATTAAAATGCTTATGGGCTACCAGTTGCATACCGAAGGAATTATATAGTAACGTATATCCGGCTATTCCTGTTGTTGATTGATAAGCTTTGGAGAAACCTCCATCAATCACGATCATCTTACCATTTGCTTTAATTGGATTTTCTCCCTCAATTTCTTTAACTGGTGTATGCCCGTTAATAATATGACCATTGTCAGGATTCAGATCAAAATCGGTTAGGATTTTACGGCAAATCTCTTCATTTTCACGTAAATAGTAGTATGGGTTCTTTCTCTCTTTATGAGTTGCCTTGTCCTTAATAAAGTACCTCTCAAAAGTGGTCATTTCTCTTTTTCCAAAAAGTGATGAATATTCACCTGTCCATAAATACCAGACCATATCTGTCGCAAGATCATCTGTCACTTCAGGATGTGCAAAAGCATGCCGTAAATACCGTTCAAACACATCAAGTAATTCACGACCTGAATAGGTGTTATTTTCAATAACCATTTTTTCCATATTCCCGTCTTCATCTAAAGGAATACAGCCATGTATTAATAGGTTCCCGTTATATTTTAAATAAAGACTCCCTTTTTTCATAAGAAAATTCATATGTCTGGCCAGCTTTTCTGAATGTTGAACCGAAAATAATAATCTTTCCATCACCTGCTTTTCTTCTTCTAGTAATTGATCAGGCTGCTCTGGATTTACCGTTGCGAAGCAAGTATTTTCTAGAGGGTAGGTTTTCCCATAGATTGTTATTTCGTTCTTGTCATAATCAATTTTCTCAAGCAAAAGCCTTTCTGACATATTAAAATACGGGCGTCGCTTTATTATAGGTATTTCGAGTTTGAATTGAATCATTGCAATGGCTTGATGAATTTTCGTAATTTGCAATTTTTCATGATCAGATTGATTCTTATCTGAATGTACCTTAGGTCTGAAAGCAGGATTATCCTGATAGTATTTCTCTGCAAGATTCAAGAGAGGTCTTAGATTGATTCCATATACATCTTCAATAATATCCAGATTGTCATATCTTGCACAGATACGAATGATATTAGCAAGACAAACCATTGAACCAGCAAAAGCACCTATCCAAAGTACATCATGGTTTCCCCATTGAATATCCACGGAATGATAATTAATTAGCGTATCCATGATTTTATCAGGTTCTGGTCCACGATCATAAATATCCCCCACTACATGGAGATGATCGACAACCAGTCTCTGAGTGCTATACGCAAGCCCTATTATGAGTTTATCAGCCTGACCTAAGGAGATAATCTGCTCGACAATTTCTTTATAATACTGCTCCTTATTTTCAGTTTGATTGGTTTTGTATAATAGCTCTTCTATAACAAACACAAACTGACTCGGCAATGCTTTTCGTAATTTCGAACGTGTATATTTGGAGGAAGCATGAGAAATAAGCCTTATCATCCGCTCAATGATTACGATATACCATTGGTGTAATTCTTGTTCGTTGCTAAAATGATTTTTCATTAATTTTAATTTTTCTTCAGGATAATACACCAATGTCGCAAAATCATTGATTTCTTTTTCAAATAAAACATCTTGAAACAAGTCTCTGATTCTCTTTTTTACGTTCCCTGAACCATTTCTTAGTACATGTTGAAATGCTTGATACTCGCCATGCAAATCACTGACAAAATGTTCTGTCCCCTTTGGCAGATTAAGAATGGCTTCCAGATTAATAATTTCAGTCACCACTTTTTCTTCACAATCATATTTTTGGACAAGTAAATCCAGGTATTTTGAATTCAAATTATGTATCCCCTTTCAAAAATTCAACATTAACTACTATTTTAATAGATTGGGATTAATTTATATATTATATTATCAAATAAAACTGAAAACTGAAAACATAGTCTATGTTATAATGAAGGTGCTTACATAGGGAGTTTGTCTAATTATCTATCTTTCTATCTATAATATTCAACATAATCGGTCTGGAGTTGGAAAAATGTATACTATATTTGGACGTTTAAATCCAGTTTTAGAGTGGACTTCTAAGCTGGCAGGTATAAATCTATTATGGGTTTTGTTTAACTTCCCCATTGCTTACCTTACATTATCTTTATTTACTGTTAAAGAGATGTGGCAGATAGGCTTTCTGATTATGACCATTGCTGTGCTGGTACCATTTATTTTTTTTCCGGCAACTACGGCTATGTTTGGTATTGTTAGAAAATGGGTTATGAAGGAAGAAGTGCCAATTTTTCGATTCTTTTGGAAATACTATAAGGAAAATTATAAGAGGAGTCTTGTGGGTGGATTGATTTTTTCAGTTCTTTGGGCCATTGTTGGTGTTGACTATTATTATTTCCATACCCGCATTCACTTAGTTAGTTATCTATTTTTATTCCTCATGGTTTGGTTGTTACTTATTACCCTTTTCTTTTTTGCCCACACAGTGCATACAGACACCAAATTCGGACAAGGATTAAAAAATGTATTCATTTTATCGATTGCTAACCCAATTTACTCGATTGGGCTTGCAATATCTAGTATTGTCATCTTATATGTTAGTTTCACGAAATTAACCTTTTTGCTGCCATTCTTCACCGGCGGTGCTATATCTTTCCTTGCATTCTTTGCTTACAATAAGGTATTTACTAATATTGTCCAGATTCAACAAAAAACTTCAGAGGAAAAATCCTCTTGATAGAGGATACGTCAACTTAAGGCTAGTAGTCTCTAGATTGTTGAAAACGAGCAGCTTATATAAAAAGTCCTCTCAACTGAGAGGACTTTTGTGTTCCATTTATTCATTTACATATGTAGATCCACTCTAGGTTTAACAATCTTAAAGCTATCCTCAGTTTCCTCTACTTCATAAATCTTTGCTCGAGATTCAGGTGTACTGAATGGCTGATGAAGAATAAGCATCCATTGACCTTCAAATGTTTTAAAAAGCATGCCGTGTCCACTATCTCCAGCAACTAATGGTTCCAGTTGTTCCCACGGCCCTGCTAGCTTACCAGACTTAGATCTAGCAATCGTTTGGACATAGCTTCCATTGCTATAGCTTGACCAGAGCATAACAAGGTGACCGCCTTTTGTTCGATACAATTGACACCCATCAGATACATAATTTAAAGACTTCACGCTAGGCTTTATTTCAGCATTAAGCCACGGTGCATCGGACGCCTTAAAAAGGTGTAGTGGCTCACCATCTGCTGCTGATAAATCATTCTTCAATGGAATTGCTTCAAACGTACCATCGATAACCTGAATCCACTCATGACAATAGACCATCCATGGCTTTCCATCCTCATCCTCATATAAGGTTCCATCTAATGTCATGAAGTCTCGAGGTGGCACTGGCCCATCTTTTTTTATTAATTCAAAAGGACCTTCTGGCGAGTCTGATACCGCGATACTTGTACCACGAAGATGAGTGGTCTTCCAAACCTCCGGCGGTTCTGCTATGATGCGATCTCGATTATGTAACGTAACGAACAGATAATATTTACCATGATAATGGTGAACCTCTGGAGCCCACGTCCCATGCTGTGGATGTGCCCATGTTCCATCAGGAATTTCGAAAACGACATAAGGACCTTCCCAATCATTTAAATCCTTACTCTTATACGCTAGAACTCCATTTTTCTCTAAATCTGTTAATTGTGGAATTCCTGTTGTATACATATAATACGTATTCGTTTCTCTATGCACCAAGACATAAGGGTCATGTGCAGGAATATCTTTAAGTCGATGCCCCTTTTGGGGATTTAAAGTATCAGAAGCACTATTATACGGCATACATACATCTCCCGCCTTATCATTTTTTAACGAAATAAGACCTCCGGGTATTAACTCAAATCGTCAGTACCCGGATTCCCAAAGGATTTTACTTAACATCGATACCTACAGCACAACCTTCCAAATCCTCAGATGAAGTTTTTACTATAATCGTCCCTACTTGATCAGTGGCTTTCACATAGATTAATAATTTTCCATGGAAGGCCTTTCGGTAGTTTGCTTTATAATCTTGATGGCTTACAGGGTTACTACATTCAATCCCTATAATTTCACCAGGTCCTTCGATGGTACAATGGATTTCATTTTCTGCACTATATACAAGATTATTGGCTTGATCAAGGATATTCACTTCTATATGTGCTACATCCTCTTTGTCTGCTTTAAGAGAAATTGTATCCGCGCGCAACTGTAACTTCGCAGGTTTATCAGCTGTCTTTAATTCATGTATACAAGAAATGTTTCCGTTTCTTATCCCTACCGCCTTTAACGTACCCTTAGAATATGGAATGTCCCAATATATGGTTCCAGCTGGGAAGTCTTCACGTTTTTTGACCCCAACAGATTCACCATTTAGAATTAAATCCGCTTCAGGACAATTTGTACAGCAAGCGACCCTTACTGTTTCTCCTTCATTCCCATCCCAGTGGCAAACAACCTGATGGTCCCAGTAAACTTGATCAGGATTCTCTTCTTTAAAGGAAGTCAATCCGATATGGACCATATCTTGATCGGACCATTCACTTTGCTTGAAATAGAACAAAGGTTTTTTGAATCCAGCAAGATCAAGCAATCCAGGAGTAGCATGACGAATTGGCCATCCACGAGCTTCTCCCAAATGGTCAATCCCTGTCCAAATAAATTGTCCTGATATAAAGTCATTATTTGCTACAGCCAGCCATGCATCGTGATGCCTTCCGTTTTCACTTCCATAAATCACTCTATTCGGGTATTTTTTATGGTCCTCAGAATAAAGGAACTCCTGATAGTTATAGCCAACCACGTCAAGAGCATCTGGAAATTCAGTTTCATTTGACATAATGACACTTGCCAAAGCTGCTGTAACAGGTCGGGTCGGATCATATTGCTTTACAACCTTTGCCAGCCTTTTCGAAATAGCACCCATTCCCTTTGCATCAGGTTTGTCAGCTTTGTAACGTTCTCCTAGCACTGGATGTGAATAGGGATCATTTGGATAATCAATTTCATTCCCAATACTCCAGAAAACAATTGACGGATGGTTCCGGTCCCTTAATACCATATCCCTCAAATCTATCTCTGCCCATTCAGTAAAATCGGAAGCATATCCATCTAGTGAAGGCTCGCCTTTATTCCAACCCTCTACCCATTTGTTCTTAGGATGTTCCCATTCATCGAATGCTTCATCTTGGACTAAAAACCCGTAAGAATCACACATATCTAGTAACTCTGGTGCAGGAGGATTATGGCTCATTCTAATTGCATTTACACCAGCTTCTTTTAATAGTTGCAAACGTCTGTGCCAGACCTTTTCAGGAACAGCCGCTCCAAGACAGCCTGCGTCATGATGGATACAGACACCCTTCATCTTAATATTTTTTCCATTAAGATAAAATCCAGAGTCCACATCGAAATGAAAAGATCGAACACCAAGTGTGGTAGTCTCACAATCTATTACTTCCCCATCTCTTATCACCTGCGTTTCAACCCTGTATAAATACGGATTTTCCGGTGACCAGAGATTTGGCTGATCTAGGAAAAGAGAATGAGAAAAGTCTTGTTCACCATTTGCTGGAATGATCTCCACAGATGAACAGTCGCTTATTTTCTTGCCTGAAGCATCTCTAATTTGATGTTCAATTTGGAATGTAGCTTCGTTATCATATTCATTTTTCAAACTTGATTGAATGTGGATTTCTGCTTCTGATGGTGTAATATTTGGAGTCGTGACAAAAATACCATAAGGCTTAATGTACAAGTGATCTGTCAAATTGATGAAAACATTTCGATAAATTCCAGACCCTGTATACCAACGAGAATCAGCAAAATCGGTATGATCTACTTTGACAGCAATCACATTTTCTTGTGTTTCGAAGTTTAAATATGGGGTTAAGTCATACTGAAATGAGCTGTATCCATAAGGTCTTTTACCAAGAAAATGTTCATTAATCCACACTTCACTATTTTTATAAATGCCATCGAATTGAATAAACACTTTCTTTCCCTTTATGCTATCAGGAACAATAAATTCCTTTCGATACCAACCAATTCCTCCTGGCAAATATCCTGTTGAACTTGCATATTCCTTCTTAAAGGGGCCTTCTATACTAAAATCATGCGGCAGGTCTACGATACGCCAATCTGAATCATCAAACTTAATTTTAAATGCATCGGAATTGTCACCTTTTAAGAATTTCCAATCAAAGTTAAACTTTCTGCTCTTAACGGACAATTCCCATTCTTGCGCTATTACATTTACCATATTCAACTTACACCCCTTATCATTGATAAACTAGTATCCTTAAATCGTAGAAATGGCAGACCGATAGATAAAGGGCTATCAAGAATATATGATAGCCCTCTTTTATTGTAATTTATCCCTGACTAGTTGCCTTCTACAAGCTTCTTATATTCATTCATTTGTTTTTGGATCTCTTTTTGAACCTTTTCATAACCTGCTGCTTCCAATCTCTTACGGAAATCTTTGACAGCTTTTTCCGGATCCCCAGCTTTACCGAATGCAATCGCTGGCACCAATTGTGCAGTCACTTGTGATAGAGCAGAAAGTTCAGCTTCTACCGGAGTACTATCAAATACAAATTGGCCATATGGGTACGGCTTTTTAATGGTATCGTACTGCGCATAAATCTCAGACATTCCTTCCCATTTGTCAGCACTAGGGATTTCGAATTTGTCTACACGACCACCCCAGAAGTTAGCAGAGAATGCATCTTTTGTTTCATCGTAGCCTTCAGGACGAACACGTTTGCCGTCTACAATCTCGTATTGTACTCCCTCAATACCATAGTTAAATAGTTTGTAAATTTCCTCATCGTTTCGAATTAGATCATATACCATAAGCGCACGTTCAGGGTTTTTGCTGTGAGCACCAACCGCTGTAGCACCGTGAGTAATCGACATTGAAACTAAGTTGTCACGTGTATCAGACCAAGCAAACATATCGATTTCTGAACCTGGTTGTTTAAGGTCCATTTGTGGACGTAAGCCTGAGAATGTTTCTGTGTGGTGTTGATCAGCACCTGTTTTTCCAGCTTGGAATAAAGCGCGGGTGTCACCTTTATAGTTCAAAACATCAGAACGCCAGTAGCCTTTATCTGCCCAATCCTTCATCATCTTTGCATAGTCTACAAACACATCTTCGAACACAGGACTCATAACGGTATACTTATCTTCATAGGATTCTGCCCAATAAATTGGGAATACACCTGTTGTAATTGGAAGTTCAATCGCATCGGAATAAGAAGTTGTATAACCCCATGCCGTTGTAACGTTTGTTCCTGGTGTATCCCAAGGAATTACACCCTTTTTATTATCTTTAATGCCCTGGAAGTATTTACCGAGTGTTTCAAAATCTTTAATTGGTTCAGTGATTCCAAATTCTTTTGCCCAATCTGTACGATAGAAAAAGCCGTGGTTAACCCATTGAGTATAAGAGTCCTCAGGAATCATAACAATTTTGCCATCATATTTTGTTTCTTCCCAACTTTCTTTGGAAACCTCTTCAAATGTCTTAGGAGCATATTTAGGCAGGAGGTCGGTAATATCCATGAATGCTCCTTTTTGTGCATTTCCCCAAGCATCTAACCAGTCAGTAGCAGTGATAATTAAATCGACCGGTTCTCCAGATGCTAGAGTTAGATTATACTTTGTCATATAATCAGCCCATTCAATCCATTTTAGCTGGAGTTTAGCGTTTACTTTTTCTTTTAATTTTGTATTTACTTGTTCCATTACTTTTTCTAATTGTCCGTTGGTCGGTTTATCTCCCAACACCATCATGGTAATGGTTACCTCTTTAGAAGTATCAACTTCACCATTTGCGTTTGTTTTTGTACCAGAGTCAGAGTTTTTTGAACCCGTTTGACTTGAGCCGCTACAGGCCACAAGGCTAAAAGTCAACAACATAACCAAAAATAATACCAAGATTCTTTTTATCCTCACCATTTTATTGCCTCCCTTTTAAATTTTACTAATTGTTACTCTCTATGAAACAAGGAAAATTCCTTAATCATATTCCATTACCCTTTTACTGCACCAACTGTAATACCTTGTATAAAGTACTTCTGTACAAACGGATAAAATAGAATAACAGGTCCAGTAGCGACAATGGCTGTTGCCATTTTCATACTTTCCAATGGTATGTCTTGCGGCGTTACATTGGCGGATGCAGCTGAATTTCTAATGAAATCAGCACTTGTGATTACGTTATAAAGAAACAACTGTAACGGTCTATATTCCATATTCGGTGAAAGGAAAAGCATGGAATTATACCATTCATTCCAATACCCGAGGGCAATGAAAAGTCCGATTGTCGCCAAAGCAGGGGTAGTCATCGGAAGAATAATTCTTAAGAAAATTGTGAAATCACCTGCACCATCCATCTTTGCAGATTCCGTAATCTCATGTGGAATCGACTTTACAAAAGCCTTCATCATAATGATGAGAAAAGGACTCAGCAATCCTGGCAAGAGTACTGCTAAGTAATTATCTTTAAGATGCAGATACTGCGTTATTAAGAGATAAAACGGGACGAGTCCACCTGAAAAAAGAGTGGTAAAGTAGATATAAAATGATATTTTATTACGATACAAGAAATCTTGGCGCTGCAAGGCATAACCTGTCATTGCTACAATAAATAGACCTACTGCAGTTCCGACAACCGTAATGATCATCGTTACCATATAGGATCCAATCACAAGTCTTGGATTCTTGAAAACAATTTCATAGGCAAAGGTAGAAAACTCTTTCGGCCATAAAGAGAAACCGCTTTCCATAATGGCCCTCTCAGATGTTAAGGAAGATGACAAGATTAAGACGAACGGTAAAAGACAACATAGAGCAAATAAACCAATAAAACCATATCCAATCAAACGAACCATTATCGTAGAAAAATCTATATTACGTCTTGCTGAGTTTTCCATACATACGTTCCTCCTTTAAAACAAAGAGTTTTCTGGTGAAACTTTTTTCACAATCCAGTTGGCTGTAAGGACAATAAAGAGACCCAAAATAGATTGATATAAACTTACCGCACTTCCCAATGAGAAGTTAAAATTCGTCATCAACGTTCGGAAAACGTAGGTTTCAATAATATCTGTTGTTGGATAGAGCATGGTATTATTCGCACCAACAAGGTTATAAAATAAACCGAAATTCCCTTTTAATACTCCACCTAAAGAGAACAATAGCAGAATGATAAAGGTTGGCTTAAGATAAGGAATAATGATATATCGAATACGCTGGAAAGCGTTAGCTCCATCGATTTCTGCTGCTTCTAAAATGGATTTGTCAAGGCCCATGATCGCTGCGAAATAGACGATCGATCCATAGCCTGTTGATTGCCATAGGAACGTAATGACAATAATATATGGCCAAATTGCCGGATTCGAATAAGTCTCCACTGGATCCATGCCAATCATTTTTAAAAATGAATTAAGTATCCCATAATCGTAACTAAGTATGTTATAAGCTAAAAGTCCAACTAAAACGGCAGAAATAAAATGCGGCAGAAACATAAGTGTTTGTGATATCTTTTTGAACCATTTATTTCTTAGTTCGTTAAGCATGATGGCTACAGCTATTTGGAGGATATTACCTAAAATGATAAAAGCAATATTATAAGCAATCGTATTAAAGGTTAACTTCCACAAATCACCAGTCATAACCAAAAAGCGAAAATTATCAAAGCCAACGAACGCGCTCTTAAAGATTCCAAGTGAATAATCAAAGTTTACAAAGGCAAGATATAGTCCCGGCATTGGCAGGTAAGCAAAAAC
This genomic stretch from Neobacillus niacini harbors:
- the fbp gene encoding fructose-1,6-bisphosphatase yields the protein MNSKYLDLLVQKYDCEEKVVTEIINLEAILNLPKGTEHFVSDLHGEYQAFQHVLRNGSGNVKKRIRDLFQDVLFEKEINDFATLVYYPEEKLKLMKNHFSNEQELHQWYIVIIERMIRLISHASSKYTRSKLRKALPSQFVFVIEELLYKTNQTENKEQYYKEIVEQIISLGQADKLIIGLAYSTQRLVVDHLHVVGDIYDRGPEPDKIMDTLINYHSVDIQWGNHDVLWIGAFAGSMVCLANIIRICARYDNLDIIEDVYGINLRPLLNLAEKYYQDNPAFRPKVHSDKNQSDHEKLQITKIHQAIAMIQFKLEIPIIKRRPYFNMSERLLLEKIDYDKNEITIYGKTYPLENTCFATVNPEQPDQLLEEEKQVMERLLFSVQHSEKLARHMNFLMKKGSLYLKYNGNLLIHGCIPLDEDGNMEKMVIENNTYSGRELLDVFERYLRHAFAHPEVTDDLATDMVWYLWTGEYSSLFGKREMTTFERYFIKDKATHKERKNPYYYLRENEEICRKILTDFDLNPDNGHIINGHTPVKEIEGENPIKANGKMIVIDGGFSKAYQSTTGIAGYTLLYNSFGMQLVAHKHFNSKEDVLLNGTDVLSIKRVVDEELKRKKVRETNVGEQLLQEISILNSLREYRYMN
- a CDS encoding YesL family protein, which gives rise to MYTIFGRLNPVLEWTSKLAGINLLWVLFNFPIAYLTLSLFTVKEMWQIGFLIMTIAVLVPFIFFPATTAMFGIVRKWVMKEEVPIFRFFWKYYKENYKRSLVGGLIFSVLWAIVGVDYYYFHTRIHLVSYLFLFLMVWLLLITLFFFAHTVHTDTKFGQGLKNVFILSIANPIYSIGLAISSIVILYVSFTKLTFLLPFFTGGAISFLAFFAYNKVFTNIVQIQQKTSEEKSS
- a CDS encoding glycoside hydrolase family 43 protein codes for the protein MPYNSASDTLNPQKGHRLKDIPAHDPYVLVHRETNTYYMYTTGIPQLTDLEKNGVLAYKSKDLNDWEGPYVVFEIPDGTWAHPQHGTWAPEVHHYHGKYYLFVTLHNRDRIIAEPPEVWKTTHLRGTSIAVSDSPEGPFELIKKDGPVPPRDFMTLDGTLYEDEDGKPWMVYCHEWIQVIDGTFEAIPLKNDLSAADGEPLHLFKASDAPWLNAEIKPSVKSLNYVSDGCQLYRTKGGHLVMLWSSYSNGSYVQTIARSKSGKLAGPWEQLEPLVAGDSGHGMLFKTFEGQWMLILHQPFSTPESRAKIYEVEETEDSFKIVKPRVDLHM
- a CDS encoding glycoside hydrolase family 2 TIM barrel-domain containing protein, producing the protein MVNVIAQEWELSVKSRKFNFDWKFLKGDNSDAFKIKFDDSDWRIVDLPHDFSIEGPFKKEYASSTGYLPGGIGWYRKEFIVPDSIKGKKVFIQFDGIYKNSEVWINEHFLGKRPYGYSSFQYDLTPYLNFETQENVIAVKVDHTDFADSRWYTGSGIYRNVFINLTDHLYIKPYGIFVTTPNITPSEAEIHIQSSLKNEYDNEATFQIEHQIRDASGKKISDCSSVEIIPANGEQDFSHSLFLDQPNLWSPENPYLYRVETQVIRDGEVIDCETTTLGVRSFHFDVDSGFYLNGKNIKMKGVCIHHDAGCLGAAVPEKVWHRRLQLLKEAGVNAIRMSHNPPAPELLDMCDSYGFLVQDEAFDEWEHPKNKWVEGWNKGEPSLDGYASDFTEWAEIDLRDMVLRDRNHPSIVFWSIGNEIDYPNDPYSHPVLGERYKADKPDAKGMGAISKRLAKVVKQYDPTRPVTAALASVIMSNETEFPDALDVVGYNYQEFLYSEDHKKYPNRVIYGSENGRHHDAWLAVANNDFISGQFIWTGIDHLGEARGWPIRHATPGLLDLAGFKKPLFYFKQSEWSDQDMVHIGLTSFKEENPDQVYWDHQVVCHWDGNEGETVRVACCTNCPEADLILNGESVGVKKREDFPAGTIYWDIPYSKGTLKAVGIRNGNISCIHELKTADKPAKLQLRADTISLKADKEDVAHIEVNILDQANNLVYSAENEIHCTIEGPGEIIGIECSNPVSHQDYKANYRKAFHGKLLIYVKATDQVGTIIVKTSSEDLEGCAVGIDVK
- a CDS encoding extracellular solute-binding protein; protein product: MVRIKRILVLFLVMLLTFSLVACSGSSQTGSKNSDSGTKTNANGEVDTSKEVTITMMVLGDKPTNGQLEKVMEQVNTKLKEKVNAKLQLKWIEWADYMTKYNLTLASGEPVDLIITATDWLDAWGNAQKGAFMDITDLLPKYAPKTFEEVSKESWEETKYDGKIVMIPEDSYTQWVNHGFFYRTDWAKEFGITEPIKDFETLGKYFQGIKDNKKGVIPWDTPGTNVTTAWGYTTSYSDAIELPITTGVFPIYWAESYEDKYTVMSPVFEDVFVDYAKMMKDWADKGYWRSDVLNYKGDTRALFQAGKTGADQHHTETFSGLRPQMDLKQPGSEIDMFAWSDTRDNLVSMSITHGATAVGAHSKNPERALMVYDLIRNDEEIYKLFNYGIEGVQYEIVDGKRVRPEGYDETKDAFSANFWGGRVDKFEIPSADKWEGMSEIYAQYDTIKKPYPYGQFVFDSTPVEAELSALSQVTAQLVPAIAFGKAGDPEKAVKDFRKRLEAAGYEKVQKEIQKQMNEYKKLVEGN
- a CDS encoding carbohydrate ABC transporter permease, which produces MENSARRNIDFSTIMVRLIGYGFIGLFALCCLLPFVLILSSSLTSERAIMESGFSLWPKEFSTFAYEIVFKNPRLVIGSYMVTMIITVVGTAVGLFIVAMTGYALQRQDFLYRNKISFYIYFTTLFSGGLVPFYLLITQYLHLKDNYLAVLLPGLLSPFLIIMMKAFVKSIPHEITESAKMDGAGDFTIFLRIILPMTTPALATIGLFIALGYWNEWYNSMLFLSPNMEYRPLQLFLYNVITSADFIRNSAASANVTPQDIPLESMKMATAIVATGPVILFYPFVQKYFIQGITVGAVKG
- a CDS encoding ABC transporter permease, with translation MCLPAIIFFAVFAYLPMPGLYLAFVNFDYSLGIFKSAFVGFDNFRFLVMTGDLWKLTFNTIAYNIAFIILGNILQIAVAIMLNELRNKWFKKISQTLMFLPHFISAVLVGLLAYNILSYDYGILNSFLKMIGMDPVETYSNPAIWPYIIVITFLWQSTGYGSIVYFAAIMGLDKSILEAAEIDGANAFQRIRYIIIPYLKPTFIILLLFSLGGVLKGNFGLFYNLVGANNTMLYPTTDIIETYVFRTLMTNFNFSLGSAVSLYQSILGLFIVLTANWIVKKVSPENSLF